A single genomic interval of Chryseobacterium paludis harbors:
- a CDS encoding UxaA family hydrolase: MQKKVLKVNPVDNVAVALVDLTEGETVTLGNLTYDIVKNTKAKHKFVTEDLAIGDAIIMYGVLVGKANLPIQKGEVITTENVKHQSAKVEGKTEITPWTVPDIEKWKDKTFNGYHREDGQVGTSNVWLFFPLVFCENRNIEILKEVFEKELLFEKVTKHQLLLRSLVNNSETETAIEDEKDSRIFKNIDVKFITHQGGCGGIRQDAEALGRLLAGYVKNPNVAGATVLSLGCQNLQVDLFKEALEKISPDNKKPIIVYEQQKSGTIDEMLNGIIKDSYEAIKQANEIQRLPAPLSKLVLGLECGGSDGFSGISANPVLGQLSDLMAGIGGSTILSEFPELCGVEQELVNRCVNEKDAERFLTLMQDFEKSVVAAGSGFDMNPSPGNIKDGLITDAMKSAGAAKKGGSSPIQDVLDFTEYIEKPGLNLLCTPGNDVECTTALVGSGSNMVLFTTGLGTPTGNPVVPVVKISSNTSLSERMPDIIDFNTGDIITGEKTIDEKAEELLEFIIEVASGEVKTKAAILNQNDFIPWRRGVSL, from the coding sequence ATGCAAAAGAAAGTACTGAAAGTAAATCCCGTGGATAATGTAGCAGTGGCGTTGGTAGATTTAACAGAGGGGGAAACTGTTACTTTGGGTAATCTTACTTATGATATTGTAAAAAATACAAAGGCAAAACATAAATTCGTGACCGAAGATCTTGCAATTGGAGATGCGATCATTATGTATGGTGTTCTTGTGGGAAAAGCCAACCTTCCTATTCAGAAAGGTGAAGTTATCACTACGGAAAATGTAAAACATCAAAGTGCAAAAGTTGAAGGGAAAACGGAAATAACTCCATGGACCGTTCCGGATATTGAAAAATGGAAAGACAAAACATTCAATGGTTATCATAGAGAAGACGGACAGGTTGGAACATCTAATGTATGGCTTTTCTTTCCACTGGTTTTTTGTGAAAACAGAAATATCGAAATCTTAAAGGAAGTTTTTGAAAAAGAGCTTTTGTTTGAAAAAGTAACAAAGCATCAGTTATTATTAAGATCATTGGTGAATAACTCTGAAACTGAAACTGCTATTGAAGATGAAAAGGACTCGCGGATTTTTAAAAATATTGATGTTAAATTTATCACCCATCAGGGTGGTTGTGGTGGTATTCGTCAGGATGCAGAAGCTTTGGGGCGACTATTGGCAGGCTATGTTAAAAATCCGAACGTAGCCGGAGCTACCGTTTTGAGTCTTGGGTGCCAGAATTTACAGGTTGATCTATTTAAAGAAGCTTTAGAAAAAATAAGTCCGGATAACAAAAAGCCTATTATTGTTTACGAACAACAAAAATCAGGAACTATAGATGAAATGCTGAATGGTATCATCAAAGATTCTTATGAAGCAATAAAACAGGCCAATGAAATCCAAAGGTTGCCCGCACCTCTTTCAAAACTTGTTCTGGGATTGGAATGTGGCGGCTCAGATGGTTTCTCAGGGATTTCCGCGAATCCGGTTTTAGGACAATTATCAGATTTAATGGCCGGAATCGGTGGTTCCACCATTCTTTCCGAATTTCCCGAACTGTGTGGAGTAGAGCAGGAGCTGGTTAACCGTTGTGTGAATGAAAAAGATGCTGAAAGATTTTTAACATTAATGCAGGATTTTGAAAAATCAGTTGTTGCTGCAGGATCAGGCTTTGATATGAATCCTTCACCTGGAAATATTAAAGATGGATTGATAACAGATGCTATGAAATCAGCAGGAGCAGCTAAAAAAGGAGGTTCATCTCCGATTCAGGATGTTCTTGATTTCACAGAGTATATTGAAAAACCGGGGCTGAATTTATTATGTACTCCCGGAAATGATGTAGAATGTACCACAGCACTTGTGGGATCCGGTTCAAATATGGTTTTATTTACTACAGGTCTCGGAACGCCTACTGGAAACCCTGTTGTACCTGTTGTTAAAATTTCTTCCAATACATCACTTTCTGAAAGGATGCCCGATATCATCGACTTTAACACCGGAGACATAATTACCGGTGAAAAAACAATTGATGAAAAAGCTGAAGAATTATTAGAATTTATAATTGAAGTAGCCAGTGGTGAAGTAAAAACAAAAGCTGCTATTTTAAATCAGAATGATTTTATTCCCTGGAGAAGGGGAGTTTCTTTATAA
- a CDS encoding tagaturonate reductase, with protein sequence MMERQLKQKLNRELLDSQEKLPIKIVQFGGGNFMRGFTDYVIDKLNKEKGFNAGIVNVQPTVGGAVHKLEEQGNLYTLFSRGVKKGKIIDTKQVVSAIQKSINPYTNYDEFLALAKEEELEFIFSNTTETGITYDESETGYQGPHKNFPAKLTVLLHERFKYFNGDTEKGLRIIPCELIEDNAFALKKIVLKYADLWNLGEGFIKWIEQNNYFHNTLVDRIVPGYPKDDLETYESQLDYEDQMMVVSEIFLLWVIQDAGNLKERIPFDKIDEQILVVDDIQPYRLRKVRILNGGHSLMLAPAILSGKETVKESIDDEFIGRFLTKTISNEVNPTLGLDEIELKEFAEEVFDRFRNPFIKHYQASIALYFVSKFKVRIVPSILKYFEINSRLPLNLIFSLASLIRFYQGSYGEKTLPLNDEEFIINRFKEIWKNEDYEIVAELALSETHFWDIDLTKVQGLKSAVAKALWEIDHNDIETAYKNFIKFNS encoded by the coding sequence ATGATGGAAAGACAGTTAAAACAAAAATTAAACCGTGAATTGCTGGATTCTCAAGAAAAACTTCCTATAAAAATTGTACAGTTTGGAGGTGGAAATTTCATGCGGGGATTTACAGATTACGTAATTGATAAGTTAAATAAAGAGAAAGGTTTTAATGCTGGAATAGTAAATGTTCAGCCCACAGTGGGGGGGGCTGTTCATAAACTGGAAGAACAGGGTAATTTATATACACTTTTCTCAAGAGGAGTAAAAAAAGGAAAAATTATTGATACCAAACAGGTGGTTTCGGCGATTCAAAAATCAATCAATCCTTATACAAATTATGATGAATTCTTAGCACTGGCAAAAGAAGAAGAATTAGAATTTATTTTTTCAAATACAACAGAGACAGGAATCACATATGATGAATCGGAAACCGGTTATCAAGGACCACACAAGAATTTTCCCGCAAAATTAACCGTTTTACTTCATGAAAGATTTAAATATTTCAATGGAGATACAGAAAAAGGACTTCGGATTATTCCTTGCGAACTGATTGAAGATAATGCATTTGCTTTAAAAAAAATTGTTTTAAAGTATGCTGATCTATGGAATTTAGGAGAAGGTTTTATAAAATGGATTGAACAAAATAATTATTTTCACAATACATTGGTGGACCGAATTGTTCCAGGATATCCAAAGGATGATTTAGAAACTTACGAAAGTCAATTGGATTATGAAGATCAGATGATGGTGGTCTCAGAAATATTTTTGCTTTGGGTGATCCAGGATGCTGGAAATTTGAAGGAGAGAATTCCTTTTGATAAAATTGACGAACAGATATTGGTGGTAGATGATATCCAGCCATACCGTTTAAGAAAAGTCAGGATACTGAACGGAGGCCACAGTTTGATGTTAGCTCCAGCTATTTTATCTGGCAAGGAGACGGTAAAAGAATCTATAGATGATGAGTTTATAGGCAGATTTTTAACCAAAACTATATCAAATGAAGTTAATCCTACTTTAGGGTTAGATGAAATTGAATTGAAAGAATTTGCAGAAGAGGTTTTCGACCGGTTCAGAAATCCTTTCATCAAGCATTATCAGGCAAGTATCGCTTTATATTTTGTTTCTAAATTTAAAGTGAGAATTGTTCCGAGTATCTTAAAATATTTTGAGATCAATAGCAGATTACCGTTGAACCTAATTTTTTCTTTAGCGAGTTTAATCAGATTCTATCAGGGAAGTTATGGTGAAAAAACACTGCCGTTGAACGATGAGGAATTCATTATAAACAGATTCAAAGAAATCTGGAAAAATGAAGATTATGAGATAGTTGCTGAATTGGCACTTAGTGAAACTCATTTCTGGGATATTGATCTTACTAAAGTTCAGGGTTTAAAATCAGCGGTAGCAAAAGCATTATGGGAAATCGATCATAATGATATTGAAACTGCTTATAAAAACTTTATCAAATTTAATTCTTAA